Proteins from a genomic interval of Nerophis lumbriciformis linkage group LG01, RoL_Nlum_v2.1, whole genome shotgun sequence:
- the slc17a9b gene encoding solute carrier family 17 member 9b isoform X3: protein MDSGAPTWDLPPLLCPGGDAHLCSQYGRQVQLEQERVRVGGEKVLLLSAAAWGSMTAFTPFLAHFCSQPMFSMTLARFLMGLLQGVHYPSLASLCSQKVVESERGFLMSTVGSGSYLGTLVIGGAGSLMLDLYGWESVFYVSGLLAVIWAYCMWKYLLKGEGPIISLESLGNSGPQARLAKRHWLRLFRQPAVCAVIITHLCTASTFFTLLSWLPTFFIDTFPDAKGWVFNVIPWLVAIPSSLFSGCLSDHLISQGFDTASVRKLMQFFSMGVSSVFTILLCGNITFSWAIAYVSATMGLTTFSHSGVSVNVQDLAPSCAGALFGVMNTCGAFSGVLMVYFSGYLIESTGSWASMFGLITAVNLLGLCTFLAFGQARRVDIDPSKIRHHHTRI from the exons ATGGACAGTGGTGCTCCTACTTGGGACCTGCCTCCTCTACTGTGCCCGGGTGGCGATGCCCATCTGTGCAGTCAGTATGGCAGACAAGTTCAACTGGAGCAAGAGAGAGTCCG GGTGGGAGGAGAGAAAGTCCTCCTGCTCTCTGCAGCTGCCTGGGGCTCGATGACAGCCTTTACCCCCTTCTTGGCTCATTTCTGCTCCCAGCCGATGTTCTCCATGACACTGGCCCGCTTCCTCATGGGCCTTTTACAAG GTGTTCATTATCCTTCTTTGGCAAGCCTATGCTCACAAAAGGTGGTGGAGAGTGAGCGAGGCTTCCTCATGAGCACTGTGGGCAGCGGCTCATACCTGGG CACTCTTGTGATTGGAGGGGCTGGTTCCCTCATGCTGGACCTATATGGATGGGAGAGCGTGTTCTATGTGTCAGGTCTGCTGGCAGTAATTTGGGCATACTGCATGTGGAAATACTTACTCAAAGGAGAAG GGCCCATTATATCTCTGGAATCCCTGGGAAATAGTGGTCCGCAGGCCAGACTAGCCAAAAGACATTGGTTACGGCTCTTCAGACAACCTGCAGTCTG TGCCGTGATCATTACGCACCTTTGCACAGCAAGCACCTTCTTCACTCTGTTGTCATGGCTGCCGACCTTCTTTATAGACACTTTCCCTGATGCTAAG GGTTGGGTGTTCAATGTCATTCCTTGGTTGGTGGCCATTCCCTCATCCCTTTTCAGTGGTTGCCTGTCGGACCATCTAATTAGTCAAG GATTTGACACAGCTTCCGTGAGGAAGTTAATGCAG TTTTTTTCCATGGGTGTTTCCAGTGTGTTCACCATCCTTCTCTGTGGCAACATCACATTCTCTTGGGCCATAGCCTATGTGTCAGCCACTATGGGCCTCACCACCTTTAGTCACAG cgGTGTGTCTGTAAACGTTCAAGACCTTGCTCCATCTTGTGCAGGAGCCTTGTTCG GTGTTATGAACACATGCGGAGCATTCTCAG GGGTCCTCATGGTATATTTCTCGGGGTATCTCATCGAGTCCACAGGCTCATGGGCCTCCATGTTTGGTCTCATCACCGCCGTCAATCTGCTAGGCCTGTGCACTTTCCTGGCTTTTGGTCAGGCCCGCCGCGTCGACATTGACCCTAGCAAGATTCGCCACCACCATACCCGCATTTGA
- the slc17a9b gene encoding solute carrier family 17 member 9b isoform X1 — translation MAVTQKHGKNYGPDLVCHKEHHPPDKIGVPGCHKKWDEYDNHWPRPVARIWTVVLLLGTCLLYCARVAMPICAVSMADKFNWSKRESGMVLGSFFWGYCFTQVLGGYVSDRVGGEKVLLLSAAAWGSMTAFTPFLAHFCSQPMFSMTLARFLMGLLQGVHYPSLASLCSQKVVESERGFLMSTVGSGSYLGTLVIGGAGSLMLDLYGWESVFYVSGLLAVIWAYCMWKYLLKGEGPIISLESLGNSGPQARLAKRHWLRLFRQPAVCAVIITHLCTASTFFTLLSWLPTFFIDTFPDAKGWVFNVIPWLVAIPSSLFSGCLSDHLISQGFDTASVRKLMQFFSMGVSSVFTILLCGNITFSWAIAYVSATMGLTTFSHSGVSVNVQDLAPSCAGALFGVMNTCGAFSGVLMVYFSGYLIESTGSWASMFGLITAVNLLGLCTFLAFGQARRVDIDPSKIRHHHTRI, via the exons ATGGCCGTGACTCAAAAACATGGTAAGAACTATGGTCCAGATCTGGTCTGTCACAAGGAGCACCATCCACCCGACAAGATCGGCGTCCCTGGATGTCACAAGAAGTGGGATGAATACGACAATCACTGGCCGCG GCCCGTGGCAAGGATATGGACAGTGGTGCTCCTACTTGGGACCTGCCTCCTCTACTGTGCCCGGGTGGCGATGCCCATCTGTGCAGTCAGTATGGCAGACAAGTTCAACTGGAGCAAGAGAGAGTCCGGTATGGTTCTGGGCAGCTTCTTTTGGGGGTACTGCTTCACCCAAGTGTTGGGAGGCTATGTCAGTGACCG GGTGGGAGGAGAGAAAGTCCTCCTGCTCTCTGCAGCTGCCTGGGGCTCGATGACAGCCTTTACCCCCTTCTTGGCTCATTTCTGCTCCCAGCCGATGTTCTCCATGACACTGGCCCGCTTCCTCATGGGCCTTTTACAAG GTGTTCATTATCCTTCTTTGGCAAGCCTATGCTCACAAAAGGTGGTGGAGAGTGAGCGAGGCTTCCTCATGAGCACTGTGGGCAGCGGCTCATACCTGGG CACTCTTGTGATTGGAGGGGCTGGTTCCCTCATGCTGGACCTATATGGATGGGAGAGCGTGTTCTATGTGTCAGGTCTGCTGGCAGTAATTTGGGCATACTGCATGTGGAAATACTTACTCAAAGGAGAAG GGCCCATTATATCTCTGGAATCCCTGGGAAATAGTGGTCCGCAGGCCAGACTAGCCAAAAGACATTGGTTACGGCTCTTCAGACAACCTGCAGTCTG TGCCGTGATCATTACGCACCTTTGCACAGCAAGCACCTTCTTCACTCTGTTGTCATGGCTGCCGACCTTCTTTATAGACACTTTCCCTGATGCTAAG GGTTGGGTGTTCAATGTCATTCCTTGGTTGGTGGCCATTCCCTCATCCCTTTTCAGTGGTTGCCTGTCGGACCATCTAATTAGTCAAG GATTTGACACAGCTTCCGTGAGGAAGTTAATGCAG TTTTTTTCCATGGGTGTTTCCAGTGTGTTCACCATCCTTCTCTGTGGCAACATCACATTCTCTTGGGCCATAGCCTATGTGTCAGCCACTATGGGCCTCACCACCTTTAGTCACAG cgGTGTGTCTGTAAACGTTCAAGACCTTGCTCCATCTTGTGCAGGAGCCTTGTTCG GTGTTATGAACACATGCGGAGCATTCTCAG GGGTCCTCATGGTATATTTCTCGGGGTATCTCATCGAGTCCACAGGCTCATGGGCCTCCATGTTTGGTCTCATCACCGCCGTCAATCTGCTAGGCCTGTGCACTTTCCTGGCTTTTGGTCAGGCCCGCCGCGTCGACATTGACCCTAGCAAGATTCGCCACCACCATACCCGCATTTGA
- the slc17a9b gene encoding solute carrier family 17 member 9b isoform X2 has protein sequence MAVTQKHGKNYGPDLVCHKEHHPPDKIGVPGCHKKWDEYDNHWPRPVARIWTVVLLLGTCLLYCARVAMPICAVSMADKFNWSKRESGMVLGSFFWGYCFTQVLGGYVSDRVGGEKVLLLSAAAWGSMTAFTPFLAHFCSQPMFSMTLARFLMGLLQGVHYPSLASLCSQKVVESERGFLMSTVGSGSYLGTLVIGGAGSLMLDLYGWESVFYVSGLLAVIWAYCMWKYLLKGEGPIISLESLGNSGPQARLAKRHWLRLFRQPAVCAVIITHLCTASTFFTLLSWLPTFFIDTFPDAKGWVFNVIPWLVAIPSSLFSGCLSDHLISQGFDTASVRKLMQRCVCKRSRPCSILCRSLVRCYEHMRSILRGPHGIFLGVSHRVHRLMGLHVWSHHRRQSARPVHFPGFWSGPPRRH, from the exons ATGGCCGTGACTCAAAAACATGGTAAGAACTATGGTCCAGATCTGGTCTGTCACAAGGAGCACCATCCACCCGACAAGATCGGCGTCCCTGGATGTCACAAGAAGTGGGATGAATACGACAATCACTGGCCGCG GCCCGTGGCAAGGATATGGACAGTGGTGCTCCTACTTGGGACCTGCCTCCTCTACTGTGCCCGGGTGGCGATGCCCATCTGTGCAGTCAGTATGGCAGACAAGTTCAACTGGAGCAAGAGAGAGTCCGGTATGGTTCTGGGCAGCTTCTTTTGGGGGTACTGCTTCACCCAAGTGTTGGGAGGCTATGTCAGTGACCG GGTGGGAGGAGAGAAAGTCCTCCTGCTCTCTGCAGCTGCCTGGGGCTCGATGACAGCCTTTACCCCCTTCTTGGCTCATTTCTGCTCCCAGCCGATGTTCTCCATGACACTGGCCCGCTTCCTCATGGGCCTTTTACAAG GTGTTCATTATCCTTCTTTGGCAAGCCTATGCTCACAAAAGGTGGTGGAGAGTGAGCGAGGCTTCCTCATGAGCACTGTGGGCAGCGGCTCATACCTGGG CACTCTTGTGATTGGAGGGGCTGGTTCCCTCATGCTGGACCTATATGGATGGGAGAGCGTGTTCTATGTGTCAGGTCTGCTGGCAGTAATTTGGGCATACTGCATGTGGAAATACTTACTCAAAGGAGAAG GGCCCATTATATCTCTGGAATCCCTGGGAAATAGTGGTCCGCAGGCCAGACTAGCCAAAAGACATTGGTTACGGCTCTTCAGACAACCTGCAGTCTG TGCCGTGATCATTACGCACCTTTGCACAGCAAGCACCTTCTTCACTCTGTTGTCATGGCTGCCGACCTTCTTTATAGACACTTTCCCTGATGCTAAG GGTTGGGTGTTCAATGTCATTCCTTGGTTGGTGGCCATTCCCTCATCCCTTTTCAGTGGTTGCCTGTCGGACCATCTAATTAGTCAAG GATTTGACACAGCTTCCGTGAGGAAGTTAATGCAG cgGTGTGTCTGTAAACGTTCAAGACCTTGCTCCATCTTGTGCAGGAGCCTTGTTCG GTGTTATGAACACATGCGGAGCATTCTCAG GGGTCCTCATGGTATATTTCTCGGGGTATCTCATCGAGTCCACAGGCTCATGGGCCTCCATGTTTGGTCTCATCACCGCCGTCAATCTGCTAGGCCTGTGCACTTTCCTGGCTTTTGGTCAGGCCCGCCGCGTCGACATTGA
- the LOC133619807 gene encoding glucose-induced degradation protein 8-B homolog: protein MSYAEKPDDITRDEWMDKLNNVHIQRADMNRLIMNYLVTEGFKEAAEKFRMESGIEPSVDLESLDERIKIREMILKGQIQDAISLINSLHPELLDTNRYLYFHLQQQHLIELIRLRETEAALEFAQSQLAEQGEESRECLTEMERTLALLAFDNPEESPFGDLLNMMQRQKVWSEVNQSVLDYENRESTPKLAKLLKLLLWAQNELDQKKVKYPKMTDLSKGTIEEPK, encoded by the exons ATGAGCTATGCAGAGAAACCAGACGACATAACGAGAGACGAATGGATGGATAAGCTCAACAATGTTCATATCCAGAGAGCTGATATGAACAGACTTATTATGAACTATTTGGTGACAG AGGGCTTCAAGGAAGCGGCAGAGAAGTTCAGAATGGAGTCCGGGATTGAGCCAAGTGTAGACCTGGAGTCCCTGGATGAAAGAATTAAGATCAGAGAAATGATCTTAAAAGGACAGATTCAGGATGCAATTTCGCTGATCAACAGTCTTCATCCAGAACTGCTGGATACTAATCGCTACCTTTACTTTCACTTACAG CAGCAGCATCTCATTGAGCTCATTCGCTTGAGAGAGACTGAAGCTGCGCTTGAATTTGCCCAGTCTCAGTTAGCAGAGCAGGGGGAGGAGAGTCGTGAATGTCTGACTGAGATGGAAAGGACACTGGCACTGCTGGCATTCGATAACCCCGAGGAGTCACCTTTTGGAGATCTGCTCAACATGATGCAGAGACAAAAG GTTTGGAGTGAAGTGAATCAGTCTGTGCTCGACTATGAAAACAGGGAATCAACACCCAAGTTGGCCAAACTCCTGAAGCTGCTGCTCTGGGCTCAAAATGAACTTGACCAAAAGAAAGTCAAGTATCCCAAAATGACAGACCTTAGTAAGGGAACCATCGAAGAGCCAAAATAA